A stretch of Lathyrus oleraceus cultivar Zhongwan6 chromosome 6, CAAS_Psat_ZW6_1.0, whole genome shotgun sequence DNA encodes these proteins:
- the LOC127092502 gene encoding germin-like protein subfamily 1 member 7 isoform X2, with the protein MKLFYFLIAFLASASSIAFAYDPSPLQDFCVAINDTKTVFVNGKFCKDPKLANAEDFFLQGLGPGNTSNPLGSKVTAASVNEILGLNTLGISLARIDFAPKGLNPPHTHPRGTEILVVVEGTLYVGFVTSNQNNNTLITKVLNKGDVFVFPIGLIHFQLNVGYSDAVAIAGLSSQNPGVITIANAVFGSKPPISLEVLTKAFQVEENVIDYLQKQFWYNNN; encoded by the exons ATGAAACTTTTCTATTTTCTCATTGCTTTCTTGGCTTCTGCATCCTCTATTGCTTTTGCCTATGACCCTAGCCCCCTCCAAGACTTCTGTGTTGCAATCAATGATACCAAAACTG TTTTCGTGAATGGAAAATTTTGCAAAGACCCTAAGCTTGCAAATGCTGAAGATTTCTTCCTTCAAGGATTAGGACCTGGAAACACCTCCAATCCACTCGGTTCGAAAGTGACTGCAGCTTCCGTTAACGAAATATTAGGACTTAACACACTAGGTATATCTTTGGCTCGCATCGATTTTGCACCCAAAGGTTTAAATCCACCTCACACACACCCTCGAGGAACCGAGATTCTTGTAGTTGTGGAAGGTACACTTTATGTAGGTTTCGTAACCTCCAATCAAAACAATAACACTCTCATCACGAAAGTGTTGAACAAAGGCGATGTATTTGTGTTTCCAATCGGTCTCATTCACTTTCAGTTGAATGTGGGTTATAGCGACGCGGTTGCTATTGCTGGACTTAGTAGCCAAAACCCTGGAGTGATTACGATCGCAAATGCGGTGTTTGGATCTAAACCACCAATTTCCTTGGAGGTTCTCACCAAAGCCTTTCAGGTGGAGGAGAATGTAATCGATTATCTTCAAAAGCAATTCTGGTACAACAATAACTAA
- the LOC127092502 gene encoding germin-like protein subfamily 1 member 7 isoform X1: MKLFYFLIAFLASASSIAFAYDPSPLQDFCVAINDTKTGVFVNGKFCKDPKLANAEDFFLQGLGPGNTSNPLGSKVTAASVNEILGLNTLGISLARIDFAPKGLNPPHTHPRGTEILVVVEGTLYVGFVTSNQNNNTLITKVLNKGDVFVFPIGLIHFQLNVGYSDAVAIAGLSSQNPGVITIANAVFGSKPPISLEVLTKAFQVEENVIDYLQKQFWYNNN, from the exons ATGAAACTTTTCTATTTTCTCATTGCTTTCTTGGCTTCTGCATCCTCTATTGCTTTTGCCTATGACCCTAGCCCCCTCCAAGACTTCTGTGTTGCAATCAATGATACCAAAACTGGTG TTTTCGTGAATGGAAAATTTTGCAAAGACCCTAAGCTTGCAAATGCTGAAGATTTCTTCCTTCAAGGATTAGGACCTGGAAACACCTCCAATCCACTCGGTTCGAAAGTGACTGCAGCTTCCGTTAACGAAATATTAGGACTTAACACACTAGGTATATCTTTGGCTCGCATCGATTTTGCACCCAAAGGTTTAAATCCACCTCACACACACCCTCGAGGAACCGAGATTCTTGTAGTTGTGGAAGGTACACTTTATGTAGGTTTCGTAACCTCCAATCAAAACAATAACACTCTCATCACGAAAGTGTTGAACAAAGGCGATGTATTTGTGTTTCCAATCGGTCTCATTCACTTTCAGTTGAATGTGGGTTATAGCGACGCGGTTGCTATTGCTGGACTTAGTAGCCAAAACCCTGGAGTGATTACGATCGCAAATGCGGTGTTTGGATCTAAACCACCAATTTCCTTGGAGGTTCTCACCAAAGCCTTTCAGGTGGAGGAGAATGTAATCGATTATCTTCAAAAGCAATTCTGGTACAACAATAACTAA
- the LOC127092502 gene encoding germin-like protein subfamily 1 member 16 isoform X3, producing MKLFYFLIAFLASASSIAFAYDPSPLQDFCVAINDTKTGLGPGNTSNPLGSKVTAASVNEILGLNTLGISLARIDFAPKGLNPPHTHPRGTEILVVVEGTLYVGFVTSNQNNNTLITKVLNKGDVFVFPIGLIHFQLNVGYSDAVAIAGLSSQNPGVITIANAVFGSKPPISLEVLTKAFQVEENVIDYLQKQFWYNNN from the exons ATGAAACTTTTCTATTTTCTCATTGCTTTCTTGGCTTCTGCATCCTCTATTGCTTTTGCCTATGACCCTAGCCCCCTCCAAGACTTCTGTGTTGCAATCAATGATACCAAAACTG GATTAGGACCTGGAAACACCTCCAATCCACTCGGTTCGAAAGTGACTGCAGCTTCCGTTAACGAAATATTAGGACTTAACACACTAGGTATATCTTTGGCTCGCATCGATTTTGCACCCAAAGGTTTAAATCCACCTCACACACACCCTCGAGGAACCGAGATTCTTGTAGTTGTGGAAGGTACACTTTATGTAGGTTTCGTAACCTCCAATCAAAACAATAACACTCTCATCACGAAAGTGTTGAACAAAGGCGATGTATTTGTGTTTCCAATCGGTCTCATTCACTTTCAGTTGAATGTGGGTTATAGCGACGCGGTTGCTATTGCTGGACTTAGTAGCCAAAACCCTGGAGTGATTACGATCGCAAATGCGGTGTTTGGATCTAAACCACCAATTTCCTTGGAGGTTCTCACCAAAGCCTTTCAGGTGGAGGAGAATGTAATCGATTATCTTCAAAAGCAATTCTGGTACAACAATAACTAA